The genomic window GCTTTGGTTTTTCTTGTAATTTCTTGTCCATGTGCTCTGGTGCTTTCCATTCCTTTAGCTTATTTTGGTGGAGTCGGATCTGCCGGTAAAAATGGAATATTATTTAAGGGCGGAAATTTTCTTGACAGAATTGCCAATGTGCAACATGTGGTCATGGACAAAACCGGAACACTTACTGAAGGAGTATTTAAAGTTCAAGAGATTGCCCTTGGACCTGAATGGAACAAAGAGGAAATTCTGCAATTGGTCAACGCGTTGGAAAGTCATAGTACACATCCTGTGGCGACTGCTATCCATGACTACGTTGGCAAAATAGATCACGGCATACGTTTAGAAAATGTAGAAGAAATCGGTGGATATGGATTAAAGGCTGTTTTCCAAAATAAGGACTTTCTATGTGGAAATTTTAAACTCATGGACAAAAATAATATTCAATATGACATTGACCCTGCCACTATTCTCCACACTTCAATAGCTATAGCACTTGATAAAAAATTTGTAGGCTATATCACCATTGCCGATAGCTTAAAATCTGACGCAAAAATGACCGCAGAACGATTGAAGTCAATGAATATTAAAATCACATTGCTAAGCGGTGACAAGAATACAATTGTCCAAAAGATAGCAGAGCAACTGGGAATAAAAAACGCTTTTGGAGAATTGCTTCCTGAAGATAAAGTTGAGAAATTAAAAGAAATAAAATCTCAATATCAAAGCGTTGCCTTCGTTGGTGATGGATTTAATGACACTCCCGTATTGGCGATCAGCGATATCGGAATTGCGATGGGAGACAAAGGTAGTGACGCTGCTATTGAAACCGCTGATGTAGTAATTCAAGACGATCATCCCAGCAAAATTCTGACCGCTATTCTCATAGGCAAAAAAACGAAGCGAATTGTTTGGCAAAATATTGCATTGGCATTCTTGGTAAAGGCCATCGTATTGGTACTTGGCGCAGGAGGATTGGCGACTATGTGGGAAGCAGTTTTTGCTGATGTAGGCGTTTCCTTAATTGCAATACTCAATGCTACAAAAATTTTCTACACAAAATACGATCTCTCGAATTAAAAATCAAACTCCAGGGTATCTCCGATTTTCAATTTTGGACCCGGAGGATTCTTGGTTTGCTGGTAAGATTCTACTTTTACCAATGGTATATCTTCGATTTTATTGCCGATGGCTTTCCAGCCTTTTATATCGACAAATTCAACAAGTGTGAGGATCTCTTCTGATTTCTCATTTTTGCGTTTGTAACTGAATAGCACTTCAGGATTTTCCCCTGTTCCTGCCCAATACATTTTTGAATCTTTGTGATCAGTGATAAACTGAAATTTTTGTCCGAGGCTACTGGTTTCAATTTTAAATCTCTTTGCCATGGACCATTTTTTTTCACCTTCAAAGTAAACTGTGGAAACTACAATATCCTCTTTGAACTTTACCATAGAATACAATTCAGCAAAAGCATATCTATTTTGCATATCGTATTCTGTAATTTCATAGCTGCCGTCTTTATAGATAGCGAGTAATTTATCACCTTTATTCAATCCTCCCAAAAACCAACCTCGTTCTTCAGCATTGAGTCTGCCCGTGTGTGGATCAAACCAGACATTTTGAGATCCCAAAGTAGATTGCCCTTTTTCCCTCAGGCTGATTTTGCGAACCGGATACTTGGTGACAATATTTCCTTGGGACGATCTACCTTTGATTTCAAGTTCAGCAAAATTAAAATCAAACTGCTTGATCTTTGCACTGCATCCTGCAGTAAGATAAACTGATACGATTTCTGCCTCGCCCTCAGGATTTGCAGAAAAATAAAGCAATCGCGATTTGGGATGACCCTTTGTCAGATCGTATTCTTTGTCTCTGGTAATTCCC from Saprospiraceae bacterium includes these protein-coding regions:
- the cadA gene encoding cadmium-translocating P-type ATPase, with the translated sequence MEHKHKYDSQGKQLCCTQTQKIYQNAGAEKLIQYPTDTADQTDDHHDHDHEHESVTGHDEYGKLKMFLPPAISVFILITGLTLDNFIKPTWFTSHIRLLWYLIGYLPVGFPVLKSAIEAMRKAEIFSEFFLMGIATIGAFVIGEYPEGVAVMTFYAIGEVFQTLAIRRAKANIKSLLDQRPDEVSILKDNSRIIIKAEEVNIGDILQLKPGEKLALDGELISEKASFNTSALTGESLPETKTKGQTVFAGIVNLNTTTLVRVTSNYQNSKLSKILDLVQNASLQKAPTELFIRKFAKIYTPFVVIIAIAITIIPFFLDSRYVFNEWFYRALVFLVISCPCALVLSIPLAYFGGVGSAGKNGILFKGGNFLDRIANVQHVVMDKTGTLTEGVFKVQEIALGPEWNKEEILQLVNALESHSTHPVATAIHDYVGKIDHGIRLENVEEIGGYGLKAVFQNKDFLCGNFKLMDKNNIQYDIDPATILHTSIAIALDKKFVGYITIADSLKSDAKMTAERLKSMNIKITLLSGDKNTIVQKIAEQLGIKNAFGELLPEDKVEKLKEIKSQYQSVAFVGDGFNDTPVLAISDIGIAMGDKGSDAAIETADVVIQDDHPSKILTAILIGKKTKRIVWQNIALAFLVKAIVLVLGAGGLATMWEAVFADVGVSLIAILNATKIFYTKYDLSN